The following proteins come from a genomic window of Solwaraspora sp. WMMA2065:
- a CDS encoding glucose-6-phosphate dehydrogenase, with protein MTANVIVLGATGDLTTRYLLPGLAQLRELDRPADGMRLIGVARDELDDRGFRHRVSAALREHAPEVATRARSELAESASYVHGDVTDPEVLATALEIARDGERASHGDDAVVVYLALPHRLFEPVAIALGRCDLPAGIRLVVEKPFGEDLASARRLNTVLHQVLPDDRVFRVDHFLAKQTVLNLLGLRFANRVLEPLWSNTHITGVDIVFDETVDAEGRSSYYDHAGALRDMVQNHLLQLLTLVAMEPPLTVDPADLAVRKLDVLRAVRPIRAADVADCTVRGRYTAGVVQGRRGERKVASYVDGAGVDPARDTETYAELTVHIDNWRWSGVPFKLRTGKALAADRREIVIRFADVPHAIFTDRDSQCNELRLQLDPDRMSLRLNVNGIGDPFDLEPVEMVTELARQAPSPYGQLLLAIIEGDTRLSAQAQEAEESWRIIEPVLAGWAQGRTPLRDYPAGSTGPRP; from the coding sequence GTGACAGCGAACGTGATCGTGCTCGGCGCCACCGGCGACCTCACCACCCGTTACCTGTTGCCCGGTTTGGCCCAGCTGCGCGAGCTGGACCGGCCGGCGGACGGGATGCGGCTGATCGGGGTGGCCCGCGACGAGCTCGACGACCGGGGCTTCCGGCACCGGGTGAGCGCCGCGCTGCGCGAGCACGCCCCCGAGGTGGCCACCCGGGCCCGCAGCGAACTCGCCGAGTCGGCCAGCTACGTCCACGGTGACGTGACCGACCCGGAGGTGCTGGCGACGGCGCTGGAGATCGCCCGGGACGGCGAGCGGGCCAGTCACGGCGACGACGCCGTGGTGGTCTACCTGGCCCTGCCGCACCGGCTGTTCGAGCCGGTCGCGATCGCGCTGGGCCGCTGCGACCTGCCGGCCGGCATCCGGCTGGTGGTGGAGAAGCCGTTCGGCGAGGACCTGGCCAGCGCCCGACGGCTGAACACGGTGCTGCACCAGGTGCTGCCGGACGACCGGGTGTTCCGGGTCGACCACTTCCTGGCCAAGCAGACCGTGCTGAACCTGCTCGGACTGCGGTTCGCCAACCGGGTGCTGGAGCCGCTGTGGAGCAACACGCACATCACCGGGGTCGACATCGTCTTCGACGAGACGGTCGACGCGGAAGGCCGGTCCAGCTACTACGACCACGCCGGCGCGCTGCGCGACATGGTGCAGAACCATCTGCTGCAGCTGCTGACCCTGGTGGCGATGGAGCCGCCGCTGACCGTCGACCCGGCCGACCTGGCGGTGCGCAAACTGGATGTACTGCGGGCGGTCCGCCCGATCCGGGCCGCCGACGTGGCCGACTGCACGGTACGCGGCCGGTACACCGCCGGGGTGGTCCAGGGCCGACGCGGCGAGCGGAAGGTGGCCAGCTACGTCGACGGTGCCGGGGTCGACCCGGCCCGGGACACCGAGACGTACGCCGAACTGACCGTCCACATCGACAACTGGCGGTGGTCGGGGGTGCCGTTCAAGCTGCGTACCGGCAAGGCGTTGGCCGCCGACCGGCGCGAGATCGTGATCCGGTTCGCCGACGTGCCGCACGCGATCTTCACCGACCGGGACAGCCAGTGCAACGAGCTGCGGCTGCAGCTCGACCCGGACCGGATGTCGCTGCGGCTCAACGTCAACGGCATCGGCGACCCGTTCGACCTGGAGCCGGTCGAGATGGTCACCGAGCTGGCCCGGCAGGCACCGAGCCCGTACGGGCAGTTGCTGCTGGCCATCATCGAAGGTGACACCCGGCTCAGCGCCCAGGCGCAGGAGGCCGAGGAGAGCTGGCGGATCATCGAACCGGTGCTGGCCGGTTGGGCGCAGGGTCGGACACCGCTGCGCGACTATCCGGCCGGCAGCACCGGCCCACGGCCCTGA
- a CDS encoding glycoside hydrolase family 15 protein, translated as MTDHLAEIKALPVPELTDRYPAIADHGLIGDGQTAALVGMDGTVRWLCLPRFDGPALFATLLDAERGGAWTLRPAGLRAVRQEYLPDTAVLRTELHTATGRLEIRDALLIAAASDGPAEGAGPAVDRPLNTELGAACGELGRLVTVIDGTVDLEIGLTGRGGLRTTPAAEEIGIESLAGDGGRLRLTASRPVPGLDRLAGRIRLTAGDRLGLVLRWAQGPTRHRDADQLAAALDRTAAAWRIWSRQINYSGRHADLVRRSAITLKLCDDHDSGAVVAAPTSSLPEAIGGRRNWDYRFTWVRDAAYTVYALRRVGMAAEAESFLSWVLQACTRDGRPHVLYTLDGTRPAPERIDPDLSGYRGSRPVRWGNAAADQIQHDVYGEILDCAWQWARAGGAVDDRRWSRLTRLGRSALQHWRTPDHGIWEIRHEGRPFTYSVAMCQVAADRMARLATATGRRDEVEQWRRAAEEIRSALLTEAWDDDNGHFTEHLGQPGTVDASLLALPLRRVVDPADPRMVATVDAVQQRLGAGGDLLYRYLPEESPDGVGGGEGAFLLCSFWWVDNLAGSGQLDRAHELFDQLCGRVNHVGLLPEQIDPATGAFLGNFPQAFSHIGLISSAVNLARYGRMRT; from the coding sequence GTGACGGACCATCTGGCGGAGATCAAAGCGCTGCCGGTGCCCGAACTCACCGACCGCTACCCGGCCATCGCCGACCACGGCCTGATCGGCGACGGCCAGACCGCCGCGCTGGTCGGCATGGACGGCACCGTACGGTGGCTCTGCCTGCCGAGATTCGACGGCCCGGCGCTGTTCGCGACACTGCTCGACGCCGAACGGGGCGGTGCCTGGACGCTGCGGCCGGCCGGCCTGCGCGCCGTCCGGCAGGAGTACCTGCCGGACACCGCCGTACTGCGTACCGAACTGCACACCGCCACCGGACGCCTGGAGATCCGCGACGCACTGCTGATCGCCGCCGCGTCCGACGGGCCGGCCGAGGGGGCCGGACCGGCCGTCGACCGGCCGCTCAACACCGAACTCGGGGCGGCCTGCGGCGAGCTGGGCCGCCTGGTCACCGTCATCGACGGCACGGTCGACCTGGAGATCGGACTGACCGGCCGGGGTGGGCTACGAACCACCCCCGCCGCCGAGGAGATCGGCATCGAGTCCCTGGCCGGGGACGGCGGCCGGTTGCGGCTGACCGCCAGCCGGCCGGTACCCGGCCTGGACCGGCTGGCCGGCCGGATCCGGTTGACCGCCGGCGACCGGCTCGGCCTGGTGCTGCGCTGGGCGCAGGGTCCGACCCGGCACCGCGACGCCGATCAGCTCGCCGCCGCGCTGGACCGCACCGCTGCGGCCTGGCGGATCTGGAGCCGCCAGATCAACTACTCCGGCCGGCACGCCGATCTGGTCCGCCGCAGCGCCATCACGCTCAAGCTCTGCGACGACCACGACAGCGGGGCAGTCGTCGCCGCACCCACGTCGTCGCTGCCGGAGGCGATCGGCGGCCGCCGCAACTGGGACTACCGGTTCACCTGGGTACGCGACGCCGCGTACACCGTCTACGCGCTGCGTCGGGTCGGGATGGCCGCCGAAGCCGAGTCGTTCCTGTCCTGGGTGCTGCAGGCCTGCACCCGCGACGGCCGACCACACGTGCTCTACACCCTGGACGGCACCCGGCCGGCCCCCGAACGGATCGACCCGGACCTGTCCGGCTACCGCGGTTCCCGGCCGGTGCGCTGGGGCAACGCGGCGGCCGACCAGATCCAGCACGACGTGTACGGCGAAATCCTCGACTGCGCCTGGCAGTGGGCCCGGGCCGGCGGCGCGGTCGACGACCGGCGGTGGTCCCGGCTGACCCGGCTGGGCCGCTCGGCGTTGCAGCACTGGCGTACCCCGGACCACGGCATCTGGGAGATCCGCCATGAGGGCCGCCCGTTCACCTATTCGGTGGCGATGTGCCAGGTGGCGGCGGACCGGATGGCCCGGCTGGCGACCGCCACCGGCCGGCGCGACGAGGTCGAGCAGTGGCGGCGGGCGGCCGAGGAGATCCGCTCGGCGCTGCTGACCGAGGCATGGGACGACGACAACGGGCACTTCACCGAGCACCTCGGCCAGCCCGGTACCGTCGACGCGAGCCTGCTCGCCCTGCCGCTGCGCCGGGTGGTCGACCCCGCCGATCCGCGTATGGTCGCCACCGTCGACGCCGTCCAACAACGCCTCGGTGCCGGCGGCGACCTGCTCTACCGCTACCTGCCCGAGGAGTCGCCGGACGGGGTCGGCGGCGGAGAGGGAGCGTTCCTGCTCTGCTCCTTCTGGTGGGTGGACAACCTGGCCGGCAGCGGCCAACTGGACCGGGCCCACGAACTGTTCGACCAGCTCTGCGGCCGGGTCAACCACGTCGGGTTGCTCCCCGAGCAGATCGACCCCGCGACCGGCGCCTTCCTGGGAAACTTCCCGCAGGCGTTCAGTCACATCGGGCTGATCAGCAGCGCGGTCAACCTGGCCCGGTACGGAAGGATGCGGACGTGA